The DNA region CAGGCGGGCTGGCCCCGAGGTGGCGTGCAGACTGGGGAGCATGTGCATCAGCGCCACGGCTGCGGTCCTCACCGGCCGGGCAGCGATCCAGGAGAAGCTCTGGGCGATGGAGATGCTGTCCACGATCGCCACCCGCGGGTACAGCGCGGGCGGCGCGGTGACCACCGCCACGTCGACACCGGCGGAGATCAGAGATGCGCAGAGGTGCTGGTTGTACAGGTTGCCGCCCGTCAGACGGTGGGGCTCGCCCGCAACCAGCAGGGTGACATCGCCGTCGGAAGGCCCCACGGCCACTCACTCCGCAGGATTCCGCAGCGGCCCCTCACAGCCCGCCCAGACTTCCGGAGACTCCCATACAGTAACGCGCAGCGCTCTCAGCCGTCCGCCCGCGGAATCACCCAGGCGCAGCAGTCCCTCGCGCAGGGCGTGGAAGAGGTGACGGGCGACGACCTCTGCCGTGGTGTTCAGGCCGCAGAGGCCCGGGACGGTGTCCAGATCTCTCCCCGCCAGTGGCGCCAGGGCGTCGTCAAGCAGGCGGCGCAGCGCTTCCACGTCGAGCAGCGTCCCGTCGGGGCCAAGAGCCGGGCCGCGCACAACCACATCCACCCGGTAGGCGTGGCCGTGGGGTTGCGTGGCCGCGCCGAAGTCGCCGCGCAGGCGGTGCGTGGCCGAAAACTCGGCGGAGACGCCGATCTCAAACATCGTCGTAGGTGAGGACCACCTGGACCACCTGACCGGCGTGGGCGTCCACCAGCGCATACGCCTCTGCCGCCCGGTCAAAGGGGATGCGGTGGGTGACCAGCGGCGCAAGGGTCAGCGCAGGTAGCAGGCGGGTAGCTACGCGCCTTCGCCGCAAGAGATCCCAGCGGGGGGAGAGCGCCCCTGGGAGGTCCCCCACCTGGGAGCTGATCACCCGCAGCCTGCGGCGGTGGAACGCCGACCCCAGGTCGACCTCCACCGACTTCGTCCCGTACCAGGAAACCACCACTATCCGCCCCTCCACCCCGGCGATGTCCATCGCTGCCTGCAGGGCAGCGGGCTGCCCGCTGGCCTCCAGCACCAGGTCGGCTCCCCGCCCCTCCGATCGCGCGGCTACCGCGGAGGGGATGTCCTCGCGGGGATCGAGGGCCGCGTCGGCGCCCAGTACCAGGCTCAGCGCTCGACGGTGTGCAACGGGCTCCACGGCGAGCAACACCGCAGGCAGGTGACGGCGCACCAGTTGCGTCAGCAGCAGTCCCACCACTCCCTGCCCGAAGATCACCACCACCTCACCCACCAGGACCGGTGCATCCAGTAGCGCGTTTACCGCTGTCTCCAGGTTGGCCAGGAAGACGCCCGCCTCGGGTGGCAGACCCTGCGGCAGGACCACGGGCATCCCGGCGGGAACGGTGTAGACAGTCTGGTGAGGGTGGTGGGTGAAGACCAGGTCCCCTGGAGAAGGGGTCTGCACCCCCGAACCTACCTCCGTCACCCGTCCCACACTGGCGTAGCCGTACTTGACGGGGAACCCGAAACTTCCCCGCAGTGTGGGGAGGTCGAGCCTGAGCCCGGCGGGCGCTTCTCCACGGTAGATCAGCATCTCCGTCCCGTGGCTGATCGCGGAGCACACGGCCCGGATGCGCACCTCTCCTGGACCCGGAGGCCTGTCGGGTTCCTCGCGCACCTCCACGGCGCGCGGCCGCGGGAACCAGATCGCCCGGGCCCTCCCCTCCCCCGTCACGCCCGCCCCTACCCCCTCCTCCGGAGGACGAAGCGCAGGGGAGTGCCCTCCAGGGGAAAGGCCTCCCGCAGCGTCCGCTCCAGGTAACGCAGGTAGTGCTCCGGCATCAGGTCGGGGTCGTTGACGAACAGGACGATGGTGGGAGGGGCGGCGCGCACCTGGGTGGCATAGAGGATCTTCGCCCGTCGCCCGCGGGCGTCGGCGGGCGGGGGCGTCGCCTGTGCCGCCTCCACCACGCGGTTCAGAGGCCCGGTGGCCACGCGCAGGGCGTGGGCCTCCGCCGCCCGGATGACCGCCTCCAGGAGGGGGGCGATCCCGCTGCGCTGTTTGGCGGAGACGGCGCAAAGCGGCGCGTAGGCCGCAAACCGCAGAGCGTGGCGCACCCCCCGCTGGACCTCCTCCTGCATGCGGCGCTGCGGTGGAAGCAGGTCCCACTTGTTCAGGGCGACCACCAGCGCCCGACCCGCCTCGACGATCTCGCGGGCGATGCGCTGGTCCTGGTCGGCTGCGCCCTCGCTTGCGTCCAGGACGAGAATGGCCACCTCCGCCCGCTCCAGGGCGGCGTGCGTGCGGCTGATGCTGTAACGCTCGATCGCGTCCCCCACCCGAGCGGGGCGGCGCAGGCCGGCGGTGTCCACGATGGTCAGGGCCCGCCCGCGGTACTCCAGATGGGTGTCCACCGCGTCTCGTGTGGTCCCCGGCGCCTCGGCCACGATGACGCGGTCCTCTCCCAGGATGGCGTTGACCAGTGAGGACTTTCCCACGTTGGGTCGCCCCACCACCGCCACCCGGACCCCCGGAGGAGGCGGGGCCGCCTCCTCCGGCGGAAGCAGGGCCACTACCTCGTCGAGCAGGTCGCCGGCGCCGGTACCGTGGAGTGCGGAGACGGGCAGCGGCTCCCCCAGGCCCAGCGCGTGGAACTCGTAGATCCCCTCCAGGTGGGCCTGGTAGTCCACCTTGTTGGCCACCAGCAGCACCGGCTTGCGCGCCTGCCGCAGCACCTCTGCCGCCTCGGCGTCTCCCGGCAGCAGGCCGGCCCGCGCGTCTACCACCAGCAGCAGGACGTCCGCCTCCTCAATGGCCCGCAGCGTCTGCCGCCGGACCTCCTCGGGCAGCTCCCCCTTCTCCCGCAACACCAGCCCGCCGGTGTCCACCAGGAGGAAGGTCCGTCCTCCCCAGGTGCACTGGGCGTAGAGGCGGTCTCGCGTCAGCCCGGGCGTCTCCTCCACGATGGCCTGACGGCGGCCGAGCAGGCGGTTGAAGAGCGCAGACTTGCCCACGTTGGGACGGCCGACGATGGCGACGACCGGCGGGCGCATCGCGGCGGGCCCGGAGATCAGGAGACAGCGGCGTCGACCGCTTGCGCGTCCCCGATCTCCTGCAGGCGGTGCAGCACCCGGGTGATGATCCAGTCCGGAGTGGAGGC from Armatimonadota bacterium includes:
- a CDS encoding 6-carboxytetrahydropterin synthase, which codes for MFEIGVSAEFSATHRLRGDFGAATQPHGHAYRVDVVVRGPALGPDGTLLDVEALRRLLDDALAPLAGRDLDTVPGLCGLNTTAEVVARHLFHALREGLLRLGDSAGGRLRALRVTVWESPEVWAGCEGPLRNPAE
- a CDS encoding zinc-binding dehydrogenase; the protein is MTGEGRARAIWFPRPRAVEVREEPDRPPGPGEVRIRAVCSAISHGTEMLIYRGEAPAGLRLDLPTLRGSFGFPVKYGYASVGRVTEVGSGVQTPSPGDLVFTHHPHQTVYTVPAGMPVVLPQGLPPEAGVFLANLETAVNALLDAPVLVGEVVVIFGQGVVGLLLTQLVRRHLPAVLLAVEPVAHRRALSLVLGADAALDPREDIPSAVAARSEGRGADLVLEASGQPAALQAAMDIAGVEGRIVVVSWYGTKSVEVDLGSAFHRRRLRVISSQVGDLPGALSPRWDLLRRRRVATRLLPALTLAPLVTHRIPFDRAAEAYALVDAHAGQVVQVVLTYDDV
- the der gene encoding ribosome biogenesis GTPase Der; the protein is MRPPVVAIVGRPNVGKSALFNRLLGRRQAIVEETPGLTRDRLYAQCTWGGRTFLLVDTGGLVLREKGELPEEVRRQTLRAIEEADVLLLVVDARAGLLPGDAEAAEVLRQARKPVLLVANKVDYQAHLEGIYEFHALGLGEPLPVSALHGTGAGDLLDEVVALLPPEEAAPPPPGVRVAVVGRPNVGKSSLVNAILGEDRVIVAEAPGTTRDAVDTHLEYRGRALTIVDTAGLRRPARVGDAIERYSISRTHAALERAEVAILVLDASEGAADQDQRIAREIVEAGRALVVALNKWDLLPPQRRMQEEVQRGVRHALRFAAYAPLCAVSAKQRSGIAPLLEAVIRAAEAHALRVATGPLNRVVEAAQATPPPADARGRRAKILYATQVRAAPPTIVLFVNDPDLMPEHYLRYLERTLREAFPLEGTPLRFVLRRRG